The sequence below is a genomic window from Candidatus Cetobacterium colombiensis.
TCAATACAAATCAATGTTTTTAGGTAAACAAGTAATTAAAATTGACAAGTGGTTTCCATCGTCAAAAACTTGTTCATTTTGTGGTGCTATAAAAACTGAGTTACCACTATCTTCAAGAGTTTACAAATGTGATGAATGTAACTCAGAGATAGATAGAGACCTAAACGCAAGTATAAATATTCGTAAGGTTGGTAGAGAGCTACTAGCCTATTAATATATATATATCAGGGTAGGAACTACCCGTAGAGCGTGATTAATATTCGGAACATTGGTTCTGTACTTTCCACGAAGCCCTGTCCTCTATTTAGAGCGGTGGTAGTTCACAAGGTAATTAAATAATATTAAATTAAAGGAAAGGTTAAATAAAATGATTATAAAAAATGTATTAAATTTATCTTCGAAAAAATGGAGTGGTGGTACTACAAGAGAGCTTTTCCGTGATAAAGAAAATTTTTCGATTAGAATTTCTTGTGCTGAAATTTATCCTGGAGAAAGTGATTTCTCTGATTTTACAGGATATAAAAGAATTCTTAAAATTTTAGAAAATAATGTTACTTTAATAAGAAATAATCAATATATCTATTTGAATAATCTTAATATTTTTAAATTTGATGGAGCTGATATAATAAAATCAAAAAATAGTCAAAAAGTCTTAGATTTTAATGTTATATATAAAGACGATAAATTAATTTCTTTATTAGAAGTAGAAGAAAAAATATTTTTTAAAACAGAAGATAAAGCTTTAATCTTTTCTAAACAAAATAAAAATAATTACTATATTAATGACATAAAATTTAATATGAATAAATATGATTTTATGTTACTTTCAAAAGGGCAAGATTTAATATTAGATGGCATTTTCATCATTGTATCTTTCAAAGAATAAATAGGA
It includes:
- a CDS encoding HutD family protein — its product is MIIKNVLNLSSKKWSGGTTRELFRDKENFSIRISCAEIYPGESDFSDFTGYKRILKILENNVTLIRNNQYIYLNNLNIFKFDGADIIKSKNSQKVLDFNVIYKDDKLISLLEVEEKIFFKTEDKALIFSKQNKNNYYINDIKFNMNKYDFMLLSKGQDLILDGIFIIVSFKE
- a CDS encoding zinc ribbon domain-containing protein, translated to QYKSMFLGKQVIKIDKWFPSSKTCSFCGAIKTELPLSSRVYKCDECNSEIDRDLNASINIRKVGRELLAY